The Tribolium castaneum strain GA2 chromosome 3, icTriCast1.1, whole genome shotgun sequence sequence TTGgtcaacattaatttacaagtTTCAGCGTTTATTATTCCCCCGTCAGAGTTTTAAAAGTAACAACACTCATTTTGATACAGAAGGTGAGCCGCAGCACAGTCGGAATCATTAAAAACGCTTCCGACTgcacaaatttaattacatcACAGTGTACTGTTTTCTCCTGATTGTCCTCGAATAAAGTGAGCACTCCAACCGCGTATTGATATGGTGCGAAATATTTTAGGTCTCCACTAGTAACATGCTAGTTTTTGTCCCTTTCCTGTTATGTCTCGGCTCGAAATCGTTCACACGCTGTATCTCCAGGTCGGTCCTCGAATGGGTTCGTGAGGCAATTCCTGAGTCCTTTTCCGTTTTGCGATACACGGCGCTAAATTGGAATCCATGGCCGCCCGACCGCTGGCAACAGTGCTCGAAAGCGCGGTGGAATTCTTTTCGGAATTTGCCTGCATTCAGAAAAGACAATTAGTTTCAAGTTTGGCACATTTTTTCACAGAATTTCAGCCGGCCTGGAGATCACTTTCACCGAAGTTTAAGGGGAAGCGAAAGGTTACAACTCGTCAAAGGGCAACAAACTGCCGTGCATGCAagaaaagtgaatttttgcaACTCGATGCAAAACGAACAAATTGTGCAGTCCTGACTTTTACAACCCGAAATAGAACgtgttattatattataagcCAAATTCTGATGTTTTTTGCGTCTTCCTCTCTTTACTTACAATCGTGGAAGCGAAAATATCAGTAAAATCAATTTGTTTTCAATGTTGAACTTGAGTTGGTAGAAAAACAGCCATTGCcctgtttttgcaaaaaacatcACAATCGTCAGACTGTGTGTTTGGCTTGTGAttatgaaatttattatagTGAATTCTCTTTAGCGGACACTACGCCGTCGCCGAAAATATGTCCGCTTAACAGAGGTGTCcgcttaataaaatattaagttaGAATTTGGTGAGAAGATGATTGAAATAGCTATTTGATAGAATAATCTATCAATGAAGAGGATTAACATTTGATACTGTTCAATGCACAAACGAGCGATAgcgaaaaaattgtattaatgaCGTTCAAAATACATCCTTttttaaacaacatttttctttAGTATTGACATTAACAAACGgtcaacgaaaaaaaatatttaagttacttaacctgacctgactgaAATCCAAACCGTttagtataaaaaaacaaaaaaaatgtcagcattttcaaaatgattttctaGAATACGTATTCGTGACTCAAGTCATATGTTATCAcgattttgtaataatatttattattaatattgaaatatcttatggaccggtttatagcagcgtcaataatttaatccgcaattaaatgcgtgattaactgatcacgtgaccaaattgaagcaatttgattggttcattcgcgttgttaacttttaataacgaattaaattttaacaaggcactataaataaagttaaacaCAAACTTCTTCAAAGTTAACAGagcttttttatttgttttaacacAGTTATCGCAGTTATAGTCCCCTTCATGCATTTATCTTGACCATTTGATCACAATAATTCTTCTTGCTCCGATTCAacctttcaaaatttatgacAAAGCTTTCGGCTTGTGGAATTAAGTCTTCATAATATATCCTCACATGTGTTCAAAATTAACGTTACTTGGTGCAATTTCTTTCATAAATTTAGATATTTGGCCATATTCTACATTAGGAGAGTCGGTAATTCATCTTTAGGTCAAAATTCTGACTTTTCTGATTTTGCTACGCAAACTGTCCGCTTTAGAGTAGACACTACTTTGCTCGGGTGTCtgataaacaaaatgtttccCCTTAAgagaacaaaaattaaaaaaaccatgTATAGAATGTGGGGTTTCAAGAAAATGTCCGCTAAAACTAAACGAAACTAAACCCTTTGTATGATATTGAACTGAGACAACTAGTGGTGTTTTCTGTTTTGTTACACCTACTTATTTACttctatttttcgaaattcgcCTTAGCTTCCCCTTAAAATTCAAGTATTGCGCCGATAACGTCCGCAGCTTGACAAAGCCAATTTTTGGTTGCATTTCGGAGCACAGCTGTGTACTTTCCAACTTGAGTCTTCGGTAAATGAAATCTTTTACGTGTGACCCGGTTTCCTTAACGACCCTTTGGCCGTGTCAAGACGTATAATTAGATCTGCGGAAGCGGGCATTGTAGCTACTTGCACGAttcaattttctatttttgatcGAAAACAGTATTTACATAGCGATGCCGCGCGAAGCTTGTTTGGCGTCGCtgtaagttttttcaattgagTCCTTTAATATGACCACTAAAGCGTGCTTTGATCTCACAACAAAGCCGCAAAACACCGTTCACAATTAATAGCTCTGAGCTCTTTTCACGAAATAAGTGGGTTTCAGCGGTTGGGGAATGCACGTTTTCCTAGTTTGATTGTGAGAAGGTTATTTAAGTACTTACCGCTCATGAAGTTGTAAATGATGGGATTGACGGCGCTGTTGGCGTAACACAACCAGTGCGATATCAAAGAAAACGCCCGGTTGCCGTCCGTGTTTTTCAAGCCGACGGTTTTCCTGAAACAATGCAAAATTTGCCGTGAAAGTTCCTAGGATGTGGGTAGGAGGATCCTTCACCACCGCTTGCTACACACGGCAAACTCCGGATTAGTAAAGCAGCCGCTTGAATCGATCGTcttgaaaaaacttaattatcaaCCGTCCGCCCTGTtcatctattttttttctctcagcATCAAAAGACACATGAAACCAATTTAAGCTAAATGAAATATATACCGCGGGGACCGCTTCGTTCTTGTAATCGTTGCAATTCCTGATTAACTCTTAACACCACAAAGGAAACGGAATTAGTTCGGTTTTATGGTAATGACAAATTTGCATGGCAAAACCTGAATCAATACGATACTTTTATTCCCCGAGTCATGCCGCTATTCATAAAGAGGACTAAACGTGTTATTCGACGAAATATGTTCGGGCGGAGGCGGCGACAGGGCTGCGATACCGCTCTTTCCGAAtaaatttcgtttaattttcgTTAAACTATGTCAGTCGTTAGCATAACGAGATCATTTAACGTGTATTATGTGGAGCTTGGATTACCTAGTCAATTTTTGAACAACATGTTTCTGTCAGTGGCTAGAATAGAGCTAATAAAGCTGGGGAATTTACGACAAATGATAAACGCTTTAGAACAAGGTAATCTGGCGATTACTGActtataataagaaaaaattcagATAAGGGTGGTCAGTGTGGCGGATACTTGCTTGGGAATTAGCACCTGGAGATTGGAGTTTACTGGACAGTTATTGGCGAACTTGTGCTGAAGTTAAAGGTCAAAGCAACATTGGTTTGTCTTGTATTGGATTAGGTTGAGAAATGCCTCGTTTCGCATCATTTAGGAGAGTGAAAAAATGTCAAAGATTTAGTTTCGGTCAAAATAGGTCATCCAAAATTTTCCGTTTCAAACAATTAGCTAGAAGTGAGCTGTAAATCCATTAGCGAGtgtagttttttcaatttccctACAAAATGCATTTCTGTCGTGAGGAGgtatcataaaaattaaattttcccaGGTTTCTCGGTTTAACGATAATAGTGTTCGCAGTCTTTGCTGAATACATTACCATTTGCAATTTATGTTTACGACACATTTGATGCATTTCATGTGgtcataaatgtaaaaaaggtTAAATAATGGATTTTTTCCCATTTGCAGCTGAATTTCCGTTTGTTGGTCTTCTTAGACATGCAAATCAACaagctttattttatttccgtGTTTTCCTCTCATACCTATCATTCAATCTCGGTGATTGTTATTGCAGTCCCAATTTTCCccaaatgcaattttttggcCACCGTCGCCAGCAATCTCACATGCCATTAAATCCAATTTGTGTATTTACGACCGAGCTTCTTGGccgaaaaaatcaattttgacaattttgcaaataacGTTGCCCTCAGGCCGCAAGGACAGCGTTCTCGATTCTATTTTCGAACATGTCATGTGTTCCTCCCCCAATCCGATTGAGTCCATCGAGTCGAGCGGCGTTTATCCAGCCGTTGGTCCTGTCAAGTCTCATCACGACAAAGCCCCTTACCTTAAGATAGAGAGCAGATGTACGGGAAAATAGCAGAAAGCGAACATGACGACGACAGCTACGAGCATCTTAGCGGCTTTCCGCCGCGACCGCAGTTGGCCTTCGGTGCTGGCGTTCATGTTCATGGCGAACGTGTTGGTCTGCCTACCGCCGCCCCCAGACGCATCTGAAATCAAAACGGCCTTCTTAGTGCACACGCGGCAGATCATTCATCATCGTTATGATCCTTGCGACACCTTTGGAAAACCGAGAGTTTTAAGAGACTTaaattcgacaaaaattgctttaaagcACTAAGACTCCGCATCAGTCACTCGAAATAAGAAATGCCAAAAGTGAAAAACACGAGTTTCCAGACGACTCAATCAATATGATTTTAGACCATCTTTTAAATgatcttaatttagttttggCGAAACTCCGATTTAAAATAGGATCTTTCGTATATTTCGTTTGTCTAACTAAACAGTTCAAGCAGTGGTAGAAATATATGTGACATTTGCTCTTCAAGTCCAACTCAAAAGAACAAGCTCTTACTACATGTAATACACTTTTGTTGATGGAATAATTTCACAACAATGAGTTTACAGTCAGATCCAGACCAAGTTCAAGTTTATAAAGATTTGTTTCTTCATATATTGACgtgccaattttttgttattacgtattttaatcaatattttaGTATTAATAATATAGTATCTTCACTATAGCATTaccttttattaattattattatcaattattaatatgatttGTTTTGGTGATTCGAATAAACTCTACATGATGCAAATTTGATGGATAAACCTTTAGGGATGCTTTTGGTAAAAACCAAGGCATAAAGAGTTTATTCAAATCACCAAGACAAATCATTATTCAACACCGAGTTTAACACGTATTTCTTTTGTGAGATAAATACTCTTACACTTTGTCACTTTGCCTAGGATAATTTGGGCGttctttttatataaaaattttctgacATTGGGTTTATTATCTGACCCACCAGCagaaatttacatttattgtTGTCATCTTTTTTGTTCGTTCTAGGGCCTGTAGGAGATTATCACTTTATTCAATAATCGAAAATGTGACAGTACATATGAATTTGTTCAACATATCGAAAATTAATAGTGGTagattttttgtacttttggtacataaaaaccaaataaatcGTTTATTTCGCTAATAAAACTGCaagttgaaacaaaaatcacaatgaTTAAGTGTTGAAAATTGGTTGTTTCTTTGGCTGAATCCACTTGTTTGATCAGTTTACTGTTAATGATAAAAAGACATCACTGCCTTTCACAAATTTGCATAAGCTTTACAGCCTCTTTGGAACCAATCAAGTCTCTAAATTTGTGAAAACTGATTAGCAGTACACCAGATGGCTACTAACGAGTCGTATTTAAAGAGGACGTTACTACACCACATTAaagttaaatgaaataaacaaatgacCTGTAGACaggaaaaacaaatttgataataaaattaaatagtaattttgTAACCTTAGTTGTAACTAAAAGTTAAGAAAAACTAATTATAATATCccttaatttttgcattattctaattattatattaGTTCTTAGAACAGTATACCTGATTTTTAAGAAACTATTCATtctatttatattatttttcctaTGATGAATAAATTATAGAATTATTGTCATTAGAAAAAttgcttcaaaataattttttaagtgaaataaCGGTAGGTATCCACATATACTATAACGAAATAAATCCATTTTGACGAATTTGGGTTACGAAGGTCCGAACTTGCTGGTATTTTGCAAATCTGTTTTATGTTGGAGTGGCATGGTTTTTAGACAATGACTAAAAGACAATGTAAACTGTACAATAACATAGTTGGaacattgtaaaattttgtttgaaaaataaataaataaaaaatagtataaaaaacgcaaattgGGAGACTTAGACGTGAacgtgagtttttttttaattgcaaactctttaatttttagctcGTTAAAGTTTTATCCATCCAATATTTataatgccatttttttctctgtttttctaaaatcttACTTCTTCATAACTTATAGTACGAAAACtcataataacaaaaatataagtgTTTTCTCTAAACTCTAAATTTCAaaacagattatttttaatgaaaattaataaacataataaatACCTTGCTAAAGTTGGCGTTCTAACGAATGGGACACTAAGGGTAGCAGCCcttaaaagtatttatttttttactttctccaACAGGAAGTggtcataaattaataaaaccttTACAGTGGTCTCTAAGAGTGAcgtaaattttatataatttttttagattttgtttataaatggAAACACAAGAGCCAGGACCACTATTTGATCatttctgtttattaaaaactacccctttaaaaatattgtcccCAACTTCCcgtggaaaaaaatattgtgttcAAATTTATGGTaaatacgtaaaataaaatgtcagatgtaatttttataattttttatatcactttacaatttaaattaatttgtagactTGTAGAGAAAAACGATTGATGGACTTATTTCGTTATTGCACTGAACAAATGTTCTCAAATATCCGGTGttataacaaaattgtttaatagGAATAAACCAGTTTATTGCAAAACCAATTATTGCATTTGAAAGAAAGGATTTTATTTCATACGTTGCTatgtttttctcaaaatgtctaaaattggGCTTATTTCGTTATAACACTGAACACCccatataattaatttttgcactatGTTAGATTccgttaattatttaaatttaccaCTGCttcaatcaaatttttgtaaagattattttcataaaacgGAACTGATAGTAGAGGATACGAATTAGGGTCTTTATGCttaccggatgaaacttattttttatcaaatataatACCTAAATCGATTTTTAAGTTAGTTAAAGAAACTTTATTATAGGACCATACActacattaaatataaatacaagGTGTTTCATATAACTTTACCGGGTCTGTGCCTGGTGTACGCTcacaaatatacaaaagttacaaaacactagatacaaaaaatacacatttaacaCTGTTTCAGTAATAGtcataaaattctgtttttcagaaacaatttttatgtgtTCTATCAAAAGACGGAAGGAATATGAATATTCGAATCTATCTTAATCACTAGTTAGCTAAAAacgttataataataattattattagcaGTAAAAATGCTGCAATAATACTACTTGAGAATGTGGCAGTTTGAAAGcttcaaaaattaaagtgcgcatttttttatttaatcatgTTATTACATCTTTCCCCTGCTGTTTTATATTATTCTGCTTAATTTATAATGTccaaatttcaatttcacGCATCTACACGCAACGCCGGTGCGTGTAACCGCATTAGCATGCAAATCATGTAATTAAACGTCCATTTTTCAggctatttaatttttcaaggaAATGGaatgaaaaacttaaatcGGCTGCGAACAACCCTACCTAAGACTTTATCGGCACTTTTGCGTCGTATTTTTTACTAGGCATGTAATTTGTCCGATCGTTAATTCACTTTATGGCATTTTGATGGCCGTGTTGCACTTTATCCCAAAGTTGCTTGAAATTTAACGCTTGATGTAAAGTTGTTTTAAACTACTTGTTTTAGTTGTGTGGAGTTCTGAATTTCGCTGATCATTAATTTAGCCGACTTTTCGCGAATGGTTGTTCCTGCTGTCATAAAGTATTACTGTGTGGTGTGAAAATAACGCTTTTTTGGTGTATCACCACCACTTCCGGTTTTCCCGGAAAGTCAAGCAGTGTTAACGGGAAAACCTAGCGTTTGCCGAATTTTCCGTGATCAATGTCGATGTTTTCTTTTTCTGACTCGCTGGATTCTTGCGGAAAATATTTGCTTATTCctgaattttatttgatatGGGAGCATAAAATTCGAACCCATTCAGGGTGATCTATTCAATTGCGTTTTCAGCGTCGTATTGGAAATTTCtgaatttatcattttttaccTTTCAAAAGATTTCCTTTTGAATAACTTTGAGGACATTTGAGCGAGAagttgaaaaagatttaagtCAAAAGCAAAATTTCAGGTTTAAGCTTCTGAAAACTCCATAATTAGTGACTGGAGGGAAAATTCTCTTTTTCCCCagttgataaaataaataaataaagcagtAGATTAAGTTCTGAAATTAGCAAGTCGGTGCATAAAATCCTCACGCTCAATTCATTCATTTGTAATTTCTAGCACTAATAAACTAGCTCTTAATTTATAGAACGTTTCGTTGAAAGTATTTCGACTAAATATGTTTCCAGCAATGTTGTAAACACTAATTATCACGCGGCGAGACTGAAGGTTCTTGAATTACGAATAATTTCGACAAAATAATGGCTCCATAAAgcgaaaaaatttcattattaacGAATATTTAATACGCAGTAAACACACGTCGCgccaaaaatggtggatgcgccgggcgaatgtaattaaaatctgattATATCTGGCTTGGAATTAATAAGCAGCCGAAATTTATTTAGACAGGTGTGGCCATTCATCCCAAAAGTcagtgaaataaaacaattaatcaCATTTCAGGGCTAATTGTGTAATAAAGTGGCTGAAAGTGTCTTTCAAAACTTGGAATTTCTTACCCTCTTGATGAATTATTTTCACCCTCGGTTGACGGTTTTCgttacaaaataatgcaaatctTGAAACTTTGCAaggcaaaaaaatcttttgggTGAATGCGTCTGATTTACGGGGGTTTTCAGGCATGAACTTCCAAAAATTCGATAAACACAAACGTTAATGAATAAGCAAATTATATTCGTTTCTGGTGTTTCGGTGTATGATTTTATTTGACCAAATGTCTGGTTTccgtattttttgtaattccaCACATGACGTCTTGGAAATACAGTCactgtaataaatttatcGCTCGATTTATCCGAGGTAATATTAGACGTCATGTTTTGAGTTTATGAGACaactttattgttattttatatcGTCGGAATTTGATATGGCACAATAGACATACATACTCTGATATTGCACTTATTTGATGGTGCTCGACTTACGCCTCAGAAATATAAATTCTTTATTCTCGTCCAAATATTGGCAGAAAATCGAAAAGGAgagaaagttttaaataaagtataaGCCTCGTTAATAACCGGTAAAGTTTTAGTCCTCGTGCAGGGTTGTGTCTTTATGAGACGACTTTCTTTGCGCCTTTTATAAGCCATTTTATGGGAGACTTTGCAtgatatataaaaaaagttacgAGGCCGACAATTATCGCAACTCGGTTCTTTTGATATCCCGTTTCTATTGGGCGGAATAAAATGGGCCTTCAAAAGGATTTTATTCACTATAAAACcagaggaaaatattttttgaatctcTCCCACTTTATGGGAACACAGAAATTGATTACAAACctctttttaaaattgattacTAATATTTCTATTTTACTAATGTTTCTTTAAGGAAGTAGTAGTAAATACTAGGAATAATGAAATGTGGGAAATAAGGAAACGAAAAATGGTGCACTCAAGAAAACTCCAACTGTTTTTAGGTTGGGATTTATTGccaatttcaatattttccaAATCTTCCGATTTATTACATCCCTTAAATATAATAACGTTGGCTCAAGGGACGATCATTATCCTTAGTCCTTTGTCCGAACCGTCCTAATCTCCACCCTCTGCCGTGGCGGTTATTTATAACGTTTTCAAAATCTCTAAAGGTACAAAAATCAATACAACATTAAGATTTTTATAAACACTCTCAACAGAGAAAAACACGAATGATGGGAGAAATTTTTTCACGCTGAGCGTTAAATTAAACCCGGATTTAAACACGGCgtatatttttatgatttacatCATAAATCAGCTTAAACTCACGTTGTTACCCGAGGCAATATAACAAAAGACCACTCTTAATTTTACGAAACACAATTTGTGTCACAACTAGCTTGTTTTAAACTATGCGAACCTGAGTCTAGTATTGTTCTGATATTTGGAATCTCGGATAATTGCGCTAATTGTTTGTTCGCAAAACCAAAACTATCTCGCCTGAATGTTGACGCATCCAAAGACAGCTCGGAAAACATGCACAAAACTCACCCATTATTTGATGCGGAACGTTGCCGGATTTCCACAACACGCGGATTATTTGCAGATAGGCGATCGACATGAAGAGCAGTGGAATCAAATAGAACAGAACCATCTTCAATATAAAGAAAATCGTGTCTGTTTCCGTGGACCAAGTCGGGGCGCATTGGGTCAAAAGCACAGTGTCTACTTCATCAACGGTGGGTATTGTCGTCACGTAGATCATTTCCGGGATATCTGTAAAAGAATGTCATCAACAAACCTTACTCGATTTGAATTGGGTCGCTGTCAAAATGCTTTTTCGCGATATTCGAATCTTATTAAGGAAATGTGGGAGGATGAAGCGTCATTAAACGAGTTTCAGTTTCGGCAAAAGCTACATTCCTCCTGACTTGAGAGATGATAAATCGGCCGCTTGATTAACTCGATGTCGTGTCGGAGTCttgttattaatttctttgttGGCGAGCGCtgctttacaaaaaataaacggaATTTTCATTACAAGATATTTTAGTCGCATCACTAGCAGGAATTTTGATATGGTTGACGCAATCAAACAATCattcaatttatatttttttcagataacaaatcaaataagaaacggtaaataaaaattaactactTCCTTTTTTCTTCTCCTTTCTGACAACATTTAGCATTTTTTGGATGTGTACTGAATGCAGTAAAATGGAacaatacaacaaaaaaataccggGCTTCCATTCAAGCATCTGATATTTTATCCGTTttcaaaactgtttttttaattatacaaatttccaaacaattgttttttgtaaaatgcaGTAACGCCGCGTATCAATAGCATTATTTCGTTTACTGTCTAAACCAGAAATTGaaccatgttttattttttgttgttctatttatttgttcattttatcgtcaattttttaattttttcctgtCAGACCAGTTTGCAGCGAACGAAATCAATAACCTATTAGTAATGCTGCAACTAATAGCTTCTGTACTTAGCCTTTTCGTTGCTGAATAATTACATTgtgaagaaaaaatttagaGCAATATCGCATTCACTTTTATCGCAGTAATATGATTTATATTTTCTCGCTGCTTAATAAATGGAAATTTCTCTCATTTCCGTCATGATTATCCTAATATCATCATTTTTCTTGGCTCAGAGAAAGATAAATCTTCATCTGAAGTGCAAAATTTTTTCGCCAAGCAATAATGTCATTGTAgcgaaaacaatttatttcgtAATTTACGGAGTATGTCTGAGGAAAATTGTTAAGTGGTAAGTTCTCCAACATGATGTCGCTTAATAGAATGTTAGTGTAAGTTACATGAAACTTGGGAATTTCTCATCACGAGATTATAACCCACGTTGTGCTGAGGTCGAACACCagaaacagaaataaaaattcgaaatGTGCATCACCCAAACAAACCACGTCTTTGACAGGCTCAAATTATcgattagttattaatttcatgCAAGTTGGGCTTAGGTGTGGAACTTTTTAAGCCATTTTCTCACTTTTGATGAGTCTAGTAATTCGAATCGGAGCAAAGTTTGTCAAATTTAATCCCGGAAATTGCACAGTAATTTACAATATAACGAGTAAATTGTTCGCAAACCCAATTTTCAACTTGAGATTTTCTAATCGCGCGACACAAAGATCTGGTTTCAGGCCCCCGTTTTCGGGGAAACCCCAAATCAGTCTTTGTCTCGGAACCTCTTAGCGAAGGTAATCAAGTGTACTGGCAGCTAATTAATGTATGCCACGGTCTTGTTAGTGGCAATATGCAGTGTCTAATGCATTTCAGAGGCACTTTGCAGCTTTTAACCGAAATTGGGAGCGACTCCGACCCTTTTTATGGCAATTATTGCCCGTCCAAGCGGCTTTGGTGGACACCTTCGAAATGTATTTAAAGCAGATtggctaaaaataaaactgaattGTTTTAATGTGGAATGTGTGGTATGTAGCGATATTTCTGCTTGAATTATTCGCTCACATAGGAATGTCAACACATCCACCAACTTTGTATTTAATACCAACGACATAAATCTAAATTTGTGTTAATAAACGAGTGTTTgcttaaattttcgaaattgcaataaaattagcAACGGAAACGTAACAAGCAAACAATACATGCTTCAATAAGCACATTGAAATGGCTCATACCGAAACCTTCTATCACCTAAAGCAATATCCAAACACAATTGCTACCTGAGATTCAGACAACCGGAAATTTCTTGTGCAAAGAACACTCTCAAACAATAATCTGACGGTGTATCCAATCAAAATATTAAGTGTGGGCTACGGAGGACTAtgacttaggagacgaaacgagatacaaaatccgCAGGATTTTTGTAACCCAAAAAAATCCTTCAgtagagtaaaaatgagggcgcttcgagcgaTATTCCCTCTCGGCGCCAAATCGTTTTATAGTTATTTATCTAACGAGTATGGAAAGTGCAATTTCCCACATGAGCACTTTGTTTGCTGCACGAGCGTAGCGAGTGCTCATGTGGGAGACTGCTTTACAAACAAGTTaggtataatattttttgtaacaaatttctcaaaaaaaattttgtttgataatTTAGTTCCTTTATCATTTCCATCTCAACGGAGCGATACCAACCTATCAAATGTCCATAGCCattgttgcaaagtaaaaaacactgCAGTACGGGAAAGTCCGTAGAAATAGCtgagtacaaaaaattaatttcaatcaattacttaaaaaaatgcagaaatgttaaGTTTAACAGACGACCaaaattttcatgaaaaacatgataaaaaattatttaaaactttaaatttgcgCTTCGACCGCTTCAGGTTTTAAAACCTATGGGGCAGAGTGCATATTAGTAAAAGTATgaagtttttttgtatatagTTTACAATAAacgataaatttattattattacattatgtttatgtcttTTGACAATTTAATCTATctacctgtatttttttatttgctatgtgttaaccgatatacaaatacaataattttttcattaatttattttgtatacaaACAGAAcccttctttttttaattcattgaaCTGAAAACATACACGGTAATCGAACatctgcgctctctggcggtATTAATCGAACTATCGAAGACAGGAACGTTTCACGTTCTAAACTTTAGATATCCTTAGTGTGGGCAAATAGTGTCCTAGAAAAAGTTTCGCAGGGCAAATAGTTCaagcaaaatttaatgctacaaaagAATGTGAAATACTGATTTGAACTTCTTTAATgtcctttttattttttgacaatataATCAGGAATTTTTACTACATTTCTGTTTTCATTACCTTAACAACAATGGGTTCAATTAAAAGTATGATAATTATAATGTAGCAAATACACATGAACCCACCTTGGAATTTCGCTTCGTAAATTGTaggttcattattttttatac is a genomic window containing:
- the LOC662555 gene encoding orexin receptor type 2 isoform X1: MLFFLLATILLSHAQAHDGLTSPHERANNSLFVSKPRPRNDTFIDDQFDYLVRDKRDWDEDNASYINGSGNVTFSEQEFIDSLWELIAPKSWTWILVILHSLVFIIGIIGNILVCVAVYRNHTMRTVTNYFIVNLAVADFLVILFCLPPSVVWDVTVTWFFGVTMCKIVLYFQSVSVTVSVLTLTFISIDRWYAICFPLKFKSTTGRAKTAIGIIWIVALACDIPEMIYVTTIPTVDEVDTVLLTQCAPTWSTETDTIFFILKMVLFYLIPLLFMSIAYLQIIRVLWKSGNVPHQIMDASGGGGRQTNTFAMNMNASTEGQLRSRRKAAKMLVAVVVMFAFCYFPVHLLSILRKTVGLKNTDGNRAFSLISHWLCYANSAVNPIIYNFMSGKFRKEFHRAFEHCCQRSGGHGFQFSAVYRKTEKDSGIASRTHSRTDLEIQRVNDFEPRHNRKGTKTSMLLVET